The sequence ATGTCAGCCGGGCCAGCCTCCGCGTGCTGCCCCCGGTGACCTAGCGCGCCGCGGCGGCCCCCGGAGCGAGCCCCCCATGAAGAAAGCCCTGCTGGTTATGGCGGCCATGACAACCCTCCCGTCCCTGTGCGCGGCGCAGCCCGGGGCGCTCGACGCGCTCCTGGGCGAGAACTGGTACGGGGTCTACATGAACGGCCAGAAGGCCGGCTACTCCACCAGCCGGGTGTCCCGGGACGACCAGGGCCGCGTGCATGTGGTGGAGGACGCGAAGTTCCAGGTGGCCATGTCGGGGTCGCGGCAGGACATGCGGGTCTTCTCGGAGCGGGTGTACACCGCCGACGGCGCGCTCATCGAGATCATCTCCGAGGTGGTGGACCCCGCCCAGGTCTCCCGTTTCCACGCCATGGTGTCGGACGGGGAGCTGCTCCTGGAGAGCACCGTCGGCGGCGTGGTGAAGGAGACCACCCTTCCCGCGCCGAACGAGACGGTGAACGACGCCCTGCACCTGGGGCTCTGGGCGCGCGGCACCCCCCAGGTCGGCGATGTCATCAACTTCTCCGTCTTTGAGCCCCTCTACGCCCAGGAGGTCGCCGGGGTCAGCCGCGTCGTCGGCGTGGAGGAGCGGGTGTTCAACGGCGTCCCCACAAAGGTCTACCACGTGCGCACGGCCATTGACCTCATGGCCATAGACTCCCAGAGCTTCGTCACCGAGACGGGCCTCACCCTGGAGGACGAGGTGGCCGGCATCCTCACCCAGCGGCTCGAGCCCGAGGACATCGCGAAGGACGTCTCGTACAGCAACGACGTCATCGTGTCCAACGCCGCCCTGGTGGAAACGCCCGTGCAGGACCCCCGCAACCGGGAGCGCCTCCGCCTCGCCCTGCGCGGCCCCGTCAACGAGAACCACACCTTCAACGACGACCGCCAGCGCATGGCGAACCGGGGGGACCATTACGAGTTCCTGTCGCGGCGCGCGGACCTCGACGCCTTCGAGCCCGCCCTGCTCCCCGTCACCGAGGAGGGTGTGATCCGCCACCTCAAGCCCACCGCCTTCATCCAGAGCGACCACCCTAAACTGCTGGAAAAAGCCCGCGAGATCGCCGGCGAGGAGAAGAACACCCTCGAAATCTCGCGGAGACTCTGCAAATGGGTCCACGACAACGTGCGCAGCTCCTTCTCCGCGCGCCTGTCCAACGCCCTGGAGGTGCTCGAGCACCGCGAGGGCGACTGCACCGAGCACAGCGTCCTGTTCATCGGCCTCGCCCGCGCGGCCGGCATCCCCGCACGCGAGGTCGCCGGTCTCATCTACATCGGCGGCGCCCAGCCCGGCTTCTACTTCCACCAGTGGGCCGCCGTCTGGGTCGGGCGCTGGGTGGACGTGGACCCCACCTTCGACCAGCCCGCCGCCGACGCCACCCACGTCAAGCTCGCCGAGGGCGACCTCTACCGCCAGGCCCGCATCATCCCCATCATCGGCAACCTCAAGATCGAGGTGCTTCCGGACGACGGCCCCGACCTCTTCGCCGAGGCGGCCGCCGCCGAAGC comes from Candidatus Hydrogenedentota bacterium and encodes:
- a CDS encoding transglutaminase domain-containing protein, with translation MKKALLVMAAMTTLPSLCAAQPGALDALLGENWYGVYMNGQKAGYSTSRVSRDDQGRVHVVEDAKFQVAMSGSRQDMRVFSERVYTADGALIEIISEVVDPAQVSRFHAMVSDGELLLESTVGGVVKETTLPAPNETVNDALHLGLWARGTPQVGDVINFSVFEPLYAQEVAGVSRVVGVEERVFNGVPTKVYHVRTAIDLMAIDSQSFVTETGLTLEDEVAGILTQRLEPEDIAKDVSYSNDVIVSNAALVETPVQDPRNRERLRLALRGPVNENHTFNDDRQRMANRGDHYEFLSRRADLDAFEPALLPVTEEGVIRHLKPTAFIQSDHPKLLEKAREIAGEEKNTLEISRRLCKWVHDNVRSSFSARLSNALEVLEHREGDCTEHSVLFIGLARAAGIPAREVAGLIYIGGAQPGFYFHQWAAVWVGRWVDVDPTFDQPAADATHVKLAEGDLYRQARIIPIIGNLKIEVLPDDGPDLFAEAAAAEAAAQPDEKGAGEPEPESAGADAPAAEKAGG